The DNA sequence ACATTACATGTCAAAGATGACGGTAGGAACCACTACCAGTTACGAAAcgcattttaatattttattaattaaatgtcaattttaaaaaacaaaaattggctGAATTCATGGGATATGTTGATGTTCTCTCTCTTCCATTTTGTACTTGTTTGACAAATATTTGTAGGTTGATGTAAGGTTATCTTGGATCAAATTACTTGAATAGTTAATTAGAAGTTGAAATTAGAAATTGAAAAGttatcttaaaagttaaaaaattagtttattaatttataagtatttgataaaaaaatagtcattaaaatagctaaaaaagtataaaataactgaaaaataataaaattatgatttatttaaaattgaataagtaaaaaatttgataaatatattaaagataaaaagaaaaaaaatattataaaaaactagaaattagaagctaaattattaaaaaaattatttattgaacaaTCAAATAAACGTTTCAACTAatgaaaaaagttgaaaattaacttaaatatctTGTTTAACATAAGTTTAGTTGGTGGCATTTGGCAAAATTggtaaaagtattaaaaaaggaaaagtaaataaagaaacaaaataaaggaataaagaaatagaaaacacaataaaatatttatgatggAAAAAAATAAGGTAACAAAATTTAAGGAAATTTGGAAAATACAAAGGTAAGTTGAATTGTATTTTTTGCTATTTGATTCTCTAGGTTATTTATAGCTTATTCCTTATGTATCCTCTTTTCTCTCTAGTTTTATAGCTCAGTGTCTCTTTTTATACCTTGCCTTTACATTGGCCACATTATAATTCTAATAAAGTCTGTTTGATCTTTATGTGCAAGTCCTTTAAGTATGGAAATTAGAGGTTTTCTGAAACCTATGGTAATGCTAACTTTCatgatgtttttttagtttaaacacAAGCTTAAACACTTTAGATTTGAAAAGCATATCTTGTGAGATTTTTGTCACCTGTGATTCACCCTTTTAGTTTAATGTGATTTTTCTTAGTTGTCTTGGATGTTAAGGATTTTCATTTGTGATTGACATGATTAACCCTTGGTATTTTGAATGTTACATATTGCTTGCTAATTTATGTTCTCAATATTCAATGAAAAAATGACAACTAATTTTGTATACACCTTGGGTTTCTATATAGTATTTTTCCAAGAGTGTAAAAGCTAAGGTGTGAGGGAATTTGATCAATCAATTTTGAGACACTTATTATAGCTTTGTACTTGACTTTATTGGATGTTTATTTATTGTGCCTAATATTAGTATTATAACCGAGTTTTGTATGTCTGAATTGAATTGGACTTTAATACAAATcttggttaattttttatttttatgttttttgacatTTAATCCTTGTTTAGGTCATAACTCGGGATTCAAAAATGTGTTTGAGACGATATTTTACATTGCCATTAGATGTattattaatactttttttaactagctaaacaatatatttaaattatgtgaATGTTATTTCCCAAATATACATGAGTATTACAATAACCATCCTTCACCAAAAATTTCTTGATGGCATGAGCACCATCGCCACCATTGAATTCTCAAACAAATTTCATTTGTTTAAGAACAATTAAATGGTTTTTGACCTTTTGAAATACTCATAGGTatttttggaaatgaaatttagAATTTTTAGATGGACGGTGTAGTTAATAAAATAGTGATGCAAAAGGTAGTTTGGTCTTTAGCTTTGTTTTTGATTTGGGCTTTGGGCCCCTTTGATCTCCGATGCATTGAATTGAACCGAAGTGAAAAAGAAAGCCGCGtgatatatttaattgaaaattccaCAGAGAGAGAAGTGGGCGTAGCTGGTCAGCACTGACCTCCGATGTTTCTCGGCAGGAGAGGAGCCAATACAAAAATGCAATACCATCACCAATTAATCATCCTAAAATTaaccagaaaaataaaatagaaatatttttcgaAACTAATTTTGTGGAGATCTGTCGGAGAAGAAAGCAAATAATTATCCTCTTTCCATTCATTCGCTGTTCACTTGGTTCTGGTACGCTCGCTTATTTCGTAGTAATTGTTTATTATTGTATTCTTTTCTGCTGGCTGGCTGGGTGTTAAAAGATTAGATTAGACGAAAGAAATGaataattttgttgattgataTGTTTGTAAGGTGAGCGCAGCAGAGGGGAAGAAAGAAGCTGATGAGAGGAGCTCGTTGgatgaatatataatataaattggtTTGTTTGATGGGCAACACTTGCCGCGGATCTTTGAAAGGTAAATATTCTCAGGGCTTGAGCCAGCCCGAAGACCATTCAAAGCCCACCACCACCCATTCTGATCCCTCCTCCGACCACCCCTCTACCAAGCAATCTGCAGAaaactacaacaacaacaactatctTCCCTTCAACGCCAAGAGAGAGTCCATCATGCGCCGCGGCCTCGACAACCAAGCCTATTATGTCTTGGGCCATAAGACTCCCAACATTCGTGATCTATACACTCTTGGCCGTAAATTGGGACAGGGCCAATTTGGTACCACTTATTTATGCACCGAGAATGCTACCTCCATTGAATATGCCTGCAAATCCATCTCCAAAAGGAAGTTGATTTCCAAGGAGGACGTTGAGGACGTTAGGAGGGAAATTCAGATAATGCATCATTTAGCTGGTCACAAGAACATTGTCACCATCAAGGGTGCTTATGAGGATCCACTCTATGTTCATATTGTCATGGAGCTTTGTTCCGGGGGTGAGTTGTTTGATCGCATCATCCAGAGGGGCCACTATACCGAGAGGAAGGCCGCTGACTTGACCAAAATTATTGTTGGTGTTGTTGAGGCTTGCCATTCCCTTGGGGTCATGCATAGAGATCTCAAGCCTGAAAACTTTCTCTTGGtcaacaaagatgatgatttctCTCTTAAAGCCATTGACTTTGGCCTCTCCGTTTTCTTCAAACCCGGTAGGTAACAAATAtcctatatcttttttttagaacaacattactatattttattgaaatacaTTTGTATTCCCATTAGGATTTTTAGGGTGGGAACACCATTTAATACTAATTAGTGTTGTTTAAATCTTCATTTAACCTTTGCCTCAGGTCAAGTTTTCACTGATGTAGTCGGCAGCCCATACTATGTTGCTCCTGAGGTTCTCCTCAAACATTATGGGCCTGAAGCAGATGTGTGGACAGCGGGTGTCATACTGTACATATTGCTTAGTGGAGTGCCGCCATTTTGGGCAGGTATATCTTACTGCCAACACTCTTTTGATTTCCCGTCCTTCATCTGTGTCACCACTGAAAGTTTTGCCATTTTGGAGTCCAGAGACCCAGCAGGGTATATTTGATGCAGTATTGAAGGGACTTATAGATTTTGACTCAGATCCTTGGCCTCTAATATCTGACAGTGCAAAAGATCTGATTAGAAAGATGCTGTGTTCTCGGCCTTCAGAACGGTTGACTGCTCATCAAGTGTTATGTATGTTTATCCTTTTTTTACTATACTTACTATGAGCAAAGACCACCCTCATATCAAAGGCATAGTTGTTTTGCCTGTGCTACTCATACTTTCAAAGTTATCTTCATTACTAAAGATGCAATAGGTGATTAAAGTCTCACTGGCGTTGCCACATCTATAGCAGACTCACCCAGGAAGAAATAGTCCTATCTAAATTAATAGTTAGCTGGATGTTGATGTTTCCTCAAAAGCAAATTTCAGCTTAACCTCCTTAaggattaaattttgtaaatattcaaaatattgcATTGCAATGTGTTGTCTGATAATGTTACTTGTGTCATTTGCCTGTTTAGGTCATCCTTGGATATGTGAAAATGGAGTTGCCCCTGACAGGTCACTGGACCCTGCTGTTCTTTCTCGTCTCAAACAGTTTTCTGCTATGAATAAGCTAAAGAAGATGGCTCTGCGAGTAAGTGAAGCTAATTGATGAATAAATATAGATTATGTATGAAAAAGATAATGGATTCCATACATGATATGTAAAGTGCTATTGTTGTCTTTGTGGAGTCAAGCACTTGGATGCCAAATAAACCTCACTTTATTGGGCTTCCACACTTACTCTTtgttttcacttctccttcatCTATTATCCTTTTGTTTGTCTGAAACTATGTAACTGTAGTTATAATTGCTtattatactaattttttagGTGATTGCTGAAAGTCTATCCGAAGAGGAGATTGCCGGTTTGAGAGAAATGTTTCAGGCTATGGATACTGATAACAGTGGTGCAATCACTTTCGATGAACTCAAAGCTGGTCTAAGAAGATATGGGTCTACCCTTAAGGATATAGAAATACGTGATCTTATGGAAGCGGTAGGTTGTTGGTTCTGCGAAAagtttcttttttgtatttcgTGTTTGtacttacatttttatttagttattatttttaaatataatattataaatttcctTATATGCGAAAGCCTGGGCTTGACATTAGGCATCACATTAGTGAAGCATATTTAAATTGTTATGCTACTGTAGAAAACCTGGGACTATTCAGTCATCTTTTACGAACATGATTCCACTtttctttgctgataaaaaaaaatgattccaCTTTTCTTTTGAGCCGCATCTTGTATTCGCCTTATATAATCTTTGAACATGTTCCATTCACAGCTAAAATGTTTGAGCTGTTTCAGGCTGATGTGGACAAAAGTGGAACCATAGACTATGGGGAGTTTATTGCTGCAACAGTTCATCTCAACAAACTAGAGCGTGAAGAACATCTCATTGCAGCATTCCAATATTTTGACAAGGATGGTAGTGGGTACATTACAGTTGATGAACTTCAACAAGCTTGTGCAGAACAAAACATGACTGACGCTTTTCTTGAAGACATCATTAGAGAAGTTGATCAAGATAATGTAAGTTGTTTAACCTGTGCTATACATTCACATAGGAAATCCTTGTAGGCTGTTAGAAGATCTTACAgtattgtattatatatatccTCCTTAAAAGACTGCACTTTTAGTCTTCAATTTTTCTGTAATCTTACTGCAATAACCTAAATTGGTTTTTAGTTTGAAATCTAAAATGTTCTTTGGTTAAATAATGCTTACATGTTGTAAGCAATATTAATTTGCGTTTATCCTGCATTAACTGGAGTTTCGTTTCATAGCTACCAGAATTTTGTTATCTAACATGTTAATTCTGCAAGGAGATAAGATCCTTAACTACCTCTGAGttccaattaataaaaatatcaacataTATTACATGTACATTTTTCTGGTAGGTGGtagccattaaaaaaatattttaatttttttgcctACTAAGGGATGCTTGTATGTCTCTTTTCGAAATGCATATACAGTGTCCTAGATAGAATATAATAATTTCCATATAAACTATATAGTTTCGTAAAATcttcaaaaaaagaaatggaaaaatgATACTTCCTCTGGTCCTTATTATAAGACACCATTTAGAAGGAATTGATGGTCCTTTTTATAaggcattttaatgttttttcaaCTACTTGCCCTTGTTAATTATGCTAAATATTTGTGCTTTTTATTGATAGTGGTGCATAATACTCTTAGATTTTAATGTTTTCACGTCGCCCATAACAAGTTAATGATTATTAATAAGGGTAAAATTGGTGCAttagtaacatttttaaaaaaaataataaaatcaactgcattaactatttttattggTTTATGTGATTATGTCC is a window from the Glycine max cultivar Williams 82 chromosome 2, Glycine_max_v4.0, whole genome shotgun sequence genome containing:
- the LOC100812316 gene encoding calcium-dependent protein kinase 26, with amino-acid sequence MGNTCRGSLKGKYSQGLSQPEDHSKPTTTHSDPSSDHPSTKQSAENYNNNNYLPFNAKRESIMRRGLDNQAYYVLGHKTPNIRDLYTLGRKLGQGQFGTTYLCTENATSIEYACKSISKRKLISKEDVEDVRREIQIMHHLAGHKNIVTIKGAYEDPLYVHIVMELCSGGELFDRIIQRGHYTERKAADLTKIIVGVVEACHSLGVMHRDLKPENFLLVNKDDDFSLKAIDFGLSVFFKPGQVFTDVVGSPYYVAPEVLLKHYGPEADVWTAGVILYILLSGVPPFWAETQQGIFDAVLKGLIDFDSDPWPLISDSAKDLIRKMLCSRPSERLTAHQVLCHPWICENGVAPDRSLDPAVLSRLKQFSAMNKLKKMALRVIAESLSEEEIAGLREMFQAMDTDNSGAITFDELKAGLRRYGSTLKDIEIRDLMEAADVDKSGTIDYGEFIAATVHLNKLEREEHLIAAFQYFDKDGSGYITVDELQQACAEQNMTDAFLEDIIREVDQDNDGRIDYGEFAAMMQKGNAGIGRRTMRNSLNLSMRDAPSAQ